A single genomic interval of Halalkalibaculum roseum harbors:
- a CDS encoding ligand-binding sensor domain-containing protein — protein MRLKTAFAIVLLSLAPCFAGTIIAQKFNFKVYSVNNGLPHGQVHDIEQTHDGFIWLATLGGGLSRFDGTNFVTYSVKDGLNSDLVEVVHQDSRQRLWASTEAGGLFRFEGNRFVEAFPGDSLQNTVVLNIKELSNGDLWFATYRSGIWIYDGDKLRRLSVDDGLPHQTVWDMWEREDGTILIATHDGLSVYDGERFTNYRQSDGLSGERVFRIEEDDEGKFWLATSDGITIWDGSSFDTVHTIQDVDLNFVYYIKKSSDGRMWIGTEHEGVFIHDNGNYRHITKQYGLSSDHIYSIFEDRDGNIWVATDENGVNIFQGDSYRFYGKESGLESEEVLSLHRASDNTLWLGTYEGIFSYDGKRFRRHGSFDEYSESPEIWDIAELPNGHLLFLMPDNAIYEFDGTTFSSYTKRMRLETWYTFDLFVYNNHLWIGTDEGLIEVLDSGYRHYKPADGLVSNVIRSMHKGSDGNLWIATYNGLSVYDGNEFRNLRLGDGLSHSEINYITEDNAGNVWLGTGGGVTLLQDGEIGEEAHIVNFGREDGMKLFDTQFLWFDESGDLWQGTNAGLQLLNVSAYLQGGEMAITHYALVNEGIGVETNHKAILPGEDGKAYMGTMNGLLDFDPRALVKNEKAPDVYLTNILENSKLVDWGDHADTLSFELGVPKFPKVTFPYSNQSLTFAYSGLSFGHTKDLEYRYKLEGFEEEWMPATEARTATYTNIPPGDYTFKVEAGTGNGQWSTREAGYSFSIDYPYWQSYWFYLLVTATVLGAGYFYTRFRLQSLEKSKLKQLVDEQTEDLQIALKEKETLLSEIHHRVKNNLAVITGLLELQMEYSEDEYSTRTLKESQRRVQSIAMIHEKLYQNDRLSEIDFRKYVEELLEILSYSFNIQNKKIDISKNIDDINLTIDQSIPCGLILNELVSNAFEHAFNGRKEGDILVEFKKAGPKIFFSVADDGCGLPDDIDEKKKDSLGITLVETLTLQLHGDLDIQSNGEGTIFTIIFEQEKPYEKLPV, from the coding sequence CAGCGATTGTGGGCTTCAACCGAAGCGGGCGGTCTGTTCAGATTCGAAGGCAACCGCTTTGTGGAGGCCTTTCCGGGCGATTCCCTTCAAAATACCGTAGTACTGAATATCAAAGAATTGTCGAATGGAGATCTATGGTTTGCCACCTACCGATCGGGAATATGGATTTACGATGGAGATAAGCTACGAAGGCTTAGTGTCGATGACGGCTTGCCTCATCAGACCGTTTGGGATATGTGGGAAAGAGAAGACGGTACTATTCTGATTGCCACACACGATGGGCTATCAGTTTACGACGGTGAACGGTTTACAAATTACCGGCAATCTGATGGATTGAGCGGTGAAAGAGTTTTTAGAATTGAAGAGGATGATGAGGGTAAGTTCTGGCTGGCAACCAGCGACGGTATAACCATTTGGGATGGCAGTTCTTTTGATACCGTACATACTATTCAGGATGTGGACCTGAACTTTGTATACTACATTAAAAAATCATCTGACGGTAGGATGTGGATAGGCACGGAGCATGAAGGGGTCTTTATTCACGATAACGGGAATTACCGGCACATCACCAAACAATACGGACTGAGCAGCGACCACATTTATTCCATATTTGAAGACAGGGATGGGAATATATGGGTGGCAACCGACGAAAATGGGGTGAATATATTTCAGGGTGACTCATACCGGTTTTATGGCAAAGAGAGTGGGCTCGAATCAGAAGAGGTGTTAAGCTTGCACAGGGCATCCGATAATACACTCTGGCTGGGTACCTACGAGGGAATATTTTCCTACGATGGGAAAAGATTCAGGAGGCACGGGTCATTTGATGAATATAGTGAATCACCAGAGATTTGGGATATTGCAGAGCTACCTAATGGACATCTGCTTTTTTTGATGCCCGATAACGCCATTTACGAATTTGACGGTACCACCTTCAGCAGCTACACAAAAAGAATGCGGCTTGAAACGTGGTACACTTTTGATCTATTCGTATATAATAACCATTTGTGGATCGGTACCGATGAGGGACTTATTGAAGTATTGGATAGCGGTTACAGGCATTACAAACCTGCAGATGGATTGGTATCGAATGTAATTCGAAGCATGCATAAGGGTTCTGACGGTAATCTTTGGATAGCTACCTATAACGGCCTGAGTGTTTATGATGGGAATGAATTCCGGAACTTAAGACTTGGCGACGGACTATCTCATAGCGAAATTAACTATATCACGGAAGATAATGCAGGAAACGTCTGGCTGGGAACGGGGGGAGGTGTAACGCTCTTACAGGACGGAGAGATCGGTGAGGAGGCACACATTGTCAATTTCGGCCGTGAGGATGGTATGAAACTGTTTGATACCCAATTTCTCTGGTTTGATGAGAGCGGAGATCTCTGGCAGGGTACCAATGCAGGTCTCCAGCTGCTTAATGTGTCAGCCTACCTCCAAGGCGGTGAAATGGCCATAACACATTATGCTTTGGTCAATGAAGGAATTGGCGTAGAGACTAACCACAAGGCGATATTGCCCGGTGAAGATGGAAAAGCGTATATGGGTACTATGAACGGGCTTCTTGATTTTGATCCAAGGGCACTGGTCAAAAATGAAAAAGCTCCTGATGTATACTTGACTAACATTTTGGAGAACTCAAAACTGGTTGATTGGGGCGATCACGCAGACACTTTATCCTTTGAACTTGGAGTGCCAAAATTTCCTAAAGTTACTTTTCCCTATAGCAATCAGTCTCTTACCTTCGCGTATAGCGGTCTCAGTTTTGGACACACCAAAGATTTGGAATATCGCTATAAACTGGAAGGATTTGAAGAGGAGTGGATGCCGGCTACTGAAGCACGAACCGCTACCTACACTAATATTCCACCCGGTGATTATACATTCAAAGTGGAAGCCGGGACCGGTAACGGACAGTGGAGCACTCGTGAAGCCGGTTATAGCTTTTCCATAGATTATCCCTATTGGCAAAGCTACTGGTTTTACCTGCTGGTGACCGCGACGGTATTGGGAGCAGGATACTTCTATACCAGGTTCCGACTTCAGTCTCTCGAAAAGAGCAAACTAAAGCAGCTGGTAGATGAACAGACGGAAGATTTGCAGATTGCTTTAAAGGAAAAAGAAACATTGCTTTCTGAGATTCACCATCGTGTAAAGAATAATCTGGCTGTCATCACCGGATTGTTGGAATTGCAGATGGAGTACAGCGAGGATGAGTATTCCACGCGTACTTTGAAAGAGAGTCAGCGAAGGGTACAGTCGATCGCCATGATTCATGAAAAACTCTATCAGAACGATCGCCTTTCGGAAATTGACTTCCGGAAATATGTGGAAGAATTGCTGGAAATTCTGAGCTACTCATTCAACATCCAAAATAAAAAAATTGATATCAGCAAGAATATTGATGATATCAATCTGACGATCGATCAATCTATTCCATGCGGACTCATTCTTAATGAACTGGTATCCAATGCTTTTGAGCACGCATTTAACGGGCGCAAAGAGGGAGATATACTTGTAGAGTTTAAGAAAGCGGGACCAAAGATATTCTTCAGCGTAGCTGATGATGGATGCGGTTTACCGGATGATATTGATGAAAAGAAAAAGGATTCACTGGGAATCACCCTTGTGGAAACACTGACTCTACAGCTGCATGGAGATCTTGACATTCAAAGTAATGGAGAGGGTACAATTTTTACCATCATCTTCGAGCAAGAGAAACCCTATGAGAAATTACCGGTCTGA
- a CDS encoding enoyl-CoA hydratase/isomerase family protein has product MSENGAITVEIKNNIGTIEFHHPKGNSLPSDLLRELANKITEVGNNANAHVIVLRSKGDGAFCGGASFDELVAIDNADEGKRFFMGFALVLNAMRNCPKLIIVRVQGKAVGGAVGVAAAGDYTIAHESSSVKLSELALGIGPFVVGPAVQRKIGSSAFSTLSIDASNWYSAEWAREKGLYAKVLNTQEELDRSVDELAHNLANSSPTAMKELKTVLWKSTDHWDSQLEQRAEISGKLVLSDYTKNFIAEFKNK; this is encoded by the coding sequence ATGTCAGAAAACGGAGCTATTACGGTTGAAATAAAGAACAACATCGGAACCATTGAATTTCATCATCCCAAAGGCAATTCGCTGCCGAGTGACCTGCTAAGAGAACTGGCGAATAAAATTACCGAGGTAGGAAACAATGCCAACGCTCATGTTATCGTATTGAGAAGCAAGGGCGACGGGGCTTTCTGCGGGGGGGCTTCCTTCGATGAGCTGGTGGCCATTGATAATGCCGATGAAGGAAAGCGATTCTTCATGGGCTTTGCCCTCGTCCTCAACGCCATGCGAAACTGCCCCAAGCTTATCATCGTACGAGTGCAAGGCAAAGCAGTTGGCGGCGCTGTTGGCGTAGCGGCTGCCGGGGATTATACCATTGCCCATGAGTCCTCTTCAGTAAAACTCAGCGAACTGGCACTGGGCATCGGTCCTTTTGTTGTAGGTCCTGCCGTACAGAGAAAAATCGGATCTTCAGCCTTCAGTACACTCTCCATAGATGCCAGCAACTGGTATAGTGCGGAGTGGGCACGTGAAAAAGGTCTCTATGCTAAAGTGTTGAATACGCAAGAAGAACTGGATCGTTCGGTAGATGAACTGGCCCATAATCTGGCCAACAGCAGTCCCACAGCCATGAAAGAGTTGAAAACTGTTTTATGGAAAAGCACCGACCACTGGGACTCACAGCTGGAACAGCGAGCTGAAATAAGCGGTAAGCTGGTACTATCCGATTACACCAAAAACTTTATAGCAGAGTTCAAAAACAAATAA
- a CDS encoding four helix bundle protein — MRKPATTFQDLIVWQRAHEFVLDVYLFTNSFPKSELYGLTSQFRRAAISIAANIAEGFKKTGKKDKVRFLNISQGSLEECRYYIILSKDLSYGVEKELDKKLQEVSKLLDAYSKAILSSEF, encoded by the coding sequence ATGAGGAAACCGGCAACAACTTTTCAAGATCTTATAGTATGGCAAAGAGCACATGAATTTGTTCTTGATGTATATTTATTTACAAATTCTTTTCCAAAATCAGAATTATATGGATTGACCTCACAATTTAGAAGAGCAGCAATTTCAATTGCGGCAAATATTGCTGAAGGGTTTAAAAAAACAGGCAAGAAAGACAAAGTAAGATTTCTAAATATTTCACAAGGTTCATTAGAGGAATGCCGGTATTATATAATACTATCAAAGGATCTTAGCTACGGAGTAGAAAAAGAACTAGATAAAAAACTGCAGGAAGTCAGCAAGCTATTAGATGCTTATTCAAAGGCTATTCTGAGTTCTGAATTCTGA
- the paaZ gene encoding phenylacetic acid degradation bifunctional protein PaaZ, translating into MKVLSYTEGQWHKEGKETDLVSAVTGDPVAQMVEADLDYKAACEYARQTGGPVLREMSIHERAFKIKFMGQYLMERKKKYYELSTHTGATKKDSWIDIDGGIITAFLISSKSRRNLTDRPYHVEGDHERMSRKGTFVGQHVCVPRHGVAVHINAFNFPVWGMLEKMAPAIIAGMPVIVKPSPTGSFLAYEVFKDIIESGLLPEGSVQFIAADKPGDLLDHLISQDVVAFTGSATTGKKLKAHPNIIANNVRFNLEADSLNASILGSDVTPVMPEFDLFIDEVAEEMTVKTGQKCTAIRRTIVPKELTEEVIEALKQRLEKTSVGDPSKKETQMGPLASSLQAERFNEQLQQLTEVTDTAYAPTNGHGDAFSAPRLLVCHKPMQVDEVHKLEAFGPMTTVMPYESTKEAIALANKADGSLVGSLFTADDSLAREITMGCAPYHGRFMVINRNSAEESTGHGSPIGSLVHGGPGHAGGGEELGGARAVLHNMQRVALQGSPTTLTNITKQYIKGAETRESEKHPFQKYFEDLEPGESLTTDKRTVNEQDIEDFAELSGDHFYAHTDPKAAARSLFGKIVAHGYFVLSATAGLFVHPDEGPVMLNYGLENLRFLAPVAPGDTIQAKLIVKRKNVRQKKADDKFPFGVVYWDVEVTNQNEEMVAEYTILTLVKRRNRLDIDIFEEEEN; encoded by the coding sequence ATGAAAGTACTCAGTTATACCGAAGGCCAATGGCATAAAGAAGGTAAAGAGACCGACCTCGTCAGCGCTGTGACCGGTGACCCGGTTGCTCAAATGGTGGAAGCCGATCTTGATTACAAAGCCGCTTGCGAATATGCCCGTCAGACTGGAGGCCCGGTTCTCCGTGAGATGTCCATCCACGAACGGGCTTTCAAGATCAAGTTTATGGGGCAGTACTTGATGGAGCGCAAAAAGAAATATTATGAGCTTTCCACCCACACCGGTGCCACCAAAAAGGATTCCTGGATTGATATTGACGGCGGTATCATTACCGCTTTTCTGATCTCCAGTAAATCCCGGAGAAACCTAACCGATCGCCCCTACCATGTAGAAGGAGATCACGAACGCATGTCACGTAAGGGTACTTTTGTAGGTCAGCATGTTTGTGTTCCGCGACATGGAGTAGCCGTACATATCAATGCTTTCAATTTCCCGGTCTGGGGTATGCTCGAGAAGATGGCCCCGGCAATCATCGCCGGAATGCCGGTCATCGTGAAGCCTTCGCCGACAGGATCTTTCCTGGCTTATGAGGTATTCAAAGATATTATAGAATCGGGTTTACTACCGGAAGGCTCCGTTCAATTTATTGCAGCCGATAAACCGGGAGACCTGCTCGATCACCTGATTAGCCAGGATGTGGTAGCCTTTACGGGTTCAGCAACTACCGGAAAAAAACTGAAAGCCCATCCCAATATCATTGCCAATAATGTTCGCTTCAACCTGGAAGCCGATTCTCTTAACGCCTCTATACTCGGATCTGATGTCACTCCCGTTATGCCCGAATTCGACCTGTTTATCGATGAAGTAGCCGAAGAAATGACGGTAAAAACAGGTCAGAAATGTACGGCTATCCGGCGAACCATCGTCCCTAAGGAACTCACGGAGGAAGTAATTGAAGCATTAAAACAAAGGCTGGAAAAGACTTCGGTAGGTGATCCTTCTAAGAAAGAGACTCAAATGGGTCCGCTGGCCAGCTCTCTTCAGGCTGAGCGCTTTAACGAACAGCTACAGCAGCTTACCGAAGTAACCGATACCGCCTATGCACCGACCAACGGACACGGCGATGCCTTTTCAGCACCTCGCCTCTTGGTCTGCCATAAACCGATGCAAGTAGATGAAGTTCATAAACTGGAAGCATTCGGACCCATGACCACGGTCATGCCTTATGAGTCAACGAAAGAGGCCATTGCACTGGCTAATAAGGCTGACGGTTCCCTTGTCGGATCCCTATTTACTGCCGACGATAGTCTGGCGAGAGAAATCACCATGGGATGCGCGCCCTATCACGGCCGCTTCATGGTGATCAATCGTAATAGTGCTGAAGAATCAACAGGCCACGGGTCTCCTATCGGCTCGCTGGTTCACGGCGGTCCGGGTCATGCAGGCGGAGGCGAAGAGCTGGGAGGTGCCCGGGCCGTGCTTCACAATATGCAACGTGTGGCACTACAAGGATCCCCTACCACCCTGACCAATATTACAAAACAGTATATTAAAGGAGCCGAAACCAGAGAATCGGAAAAACACCCCTTCCAAAAATATTTTGAAGACCTGGAACCGGGGGAATCGCTAACAACTGATAAGCGTACAGTTAACGAACAGGATATTGAAGACTTCGCAGAGCTGAGCGGTGACCATTTCTACGCCCATACCGATCCGAAAGCTGCGGCACGTTCGCTCTTCGGTAAGATAGTAGCACATGGTTATTTTGTGCTTTCGGCAACGGCCGGACTTTTTGTTCATCCGGATGAAGGACCGGTTATGCTAAATTACGGATTAGAGAATTTGCGTTTTCTTGCACCCGTAGCTCCCGGTGATACCATCCAGGCCAAGCTGATTGTGAAGAGGAAGAATGTCCGCCAGAAAAAGGCCGACGATAAGTTTCCTTTTGGAGTGGTTTACTGGGATGTAGAAGTCACTAATCAAAACGAAGAGATGGTAGCTGAGTATACCATTCTAACTCTGGTAAAAAGACGAAACAGACTCGATATCGATATATTTGAGGAGGAAGAGAACTAA
- a CDS encoding transferase hexapeptide repeat family protein has protein sequence MAIYEFDGYKPVVDESAYVHPQAAVTGNVVIGKDVYIAPGAAIRGDWGKIVIKDGCNVQENCTIHMFPGVTVVLEESAHIGHGAIIHGAHIGRNCLVGMNAVIMDRVELGEECIVGALAFVPEGMEIGRRKLVVGDPAKIVKDVSDEMIDWKTKGTKLYQQLPGQLHNTLKECEPLREEPEGRQSQSINYETWGKTKNTESRTQDSE, from the coding sequence ATGGCAATTTACGAGTTTGACGGATACAAACCGGTAGTCGACGAAAGCGCCTATGTGCACCCGCAGGCAGCCGTGACCGGTAATGTCGTTATCGGCAAGGATGTGTACATCGCACCAGGCGCTGCCATCCGTGGAGACTGGGGCAAGATTGTCATCAAAGACGGTTGCAATGTGCAAGAGAACTGTACCATTCATATGTTCCCGGGTGTCACCGTAGTGCTCGAAGAGAGTGCACATATCGGTCACGGGGCCATCATTCACGGCGCCCACATAGGTAGGAATTGCCTGGTTGGGATGAATGCCGTTATCATGGACCGCGTAGAACTCGGAGAAGAGTGTATAGTTGGTGCCCTGGCTTTTGTGCCGGAAGGAATGGAAATTGGCCGAAGAAAGCTGGTAGTAGGTGACCCGGCTAAAATCGTTAAGGATGTCAGCGACGAAATGATTGATTGGAAGACCAAAGGTACCAAGCTTTATCAGCAGTTACCCGGTCAGCTGCACAACACCCTGAAAGAGTGTGAACCACTCAGAGAAGAACCGGAAGGAAGGCAGAGTCAGTCAATTAACTATGAAACTTGGGGTAAAACTAAGAATACAGAATCCAGAACTCAGGACTCAGAATGA
- the pcaF gene encoding 3-oxoadipyl-CoA thiolase has protein sequence MSEAYIIDAIRTPIGKLRGALSPIRADDLAALPIKELLKRNEQIDPERIEDVILGCANQAGEDNRNVARMASLLAGLPISVPGETINRLCASGMSSAVNAYRAIKVGEGDLFITGGIEHMTRGPMVLGKGSRPYSGTNEMYDTTFGWRFVNPKMDKQFGSEAMGETAENIVEQYKVSREDQDRFAAQSQQKAAKATENGRFAKEIMPVEIPQRKSDPIIFKKDEFIRPDTTVEVLSKLPAVFRENGTVTPGNASGLNDGAAAMLIAGDSAIQDFDLKPKARIVASAVVGVEPRIMGMGPVDATKKVFERTPLSLDDMDIIELNEAFAAQSLAVLRELGIDDDDERVNPNGGAIALGHPLGMTGARLLQTATVELHERENANYALCTLCVGVGQGMAVILEKI, from the coding sequence ATGTCAGAAGCTTATATCATTGACGCCATTCGAACGCCCATCGGTAAGCTGCGGGGAGCACTCTCGCCAATTCGGGCCGATGACCTGGCAGCCCTACCTATTAAAGAGCTCTTAAAACGTAACGAACAGATAGATCCCGAACGCATTGAGGATGTCATCTTGGGCTGTGCCAACCAGGCCGGTGAGGACAACCGGAATGTGGCTCGCATGGCTTCTTTGCTGGCAGGTCTACCGATTTCGGTACCTGGCGAAACCATCAACCGCTTATGCGCATCAGGTATGAGTAGCGCTGTCAATGCCTACCGGGCTATTAAAGTGGGTGAAGGCGACTTATTTATTACCGGCGGTATCGAACACATGACCCGCGGACCCATGGTTCTTGGCAAAGGATCCCGACCCTATTCCGGAACCAACGAAATGTATGATACCACCTTCGGATGGCGGTTTGTAAATCCGAAAATGGACAAGCAGTTCGGATCAGAAGCTATGGGAGAAACGGCAGAGAATATTGTGGAACAGTATAAGGTAAGCCGAGAGGACCAGGATCGCTTCGCTGCACAATCCCAACAGAAGGCTGCCAAGGCAACCGAAAACGGACGTTTTGCAAAAGAGATCATGCCGGTGGAAATCCCGCAGCGAAAGAGTGATCCCATCATTTTTAAGAAGGATGAATTTATTCGTCCCGATACAACGGTAGAGGTTTTAAGCAAACTGCCGGCAGTATTCCGGGAAAACGGAACGGTTACCCCGGGTAACGCCAGCGGACTCAATGACGGGGCCGCGGCGATGCTCATTGCCGGCGACTCGGCTATTCAGGATTTTGACCTAAAGCCCAAGGCACGCATCGTTGCCTCCGCCGTGGTTGGTGTGGAACCGCGCATTATGGGGATGGGTCCGGTAGATGCTACAAAAAAAGTTTTCGAACGAACCCCGCTTTCCCTGGATGATATGGATATCATTGAACTGAACGAGGCCTTCGCTGCTCAAAGCCTCGCCGTTCTTCGCGAGTTAGGCATTGATGACGATGACGAGAGAGTCAATCCAAATGGTGGAGCCATTGCCCTCGGACACCCGCTGGGCATGACCGGTGCTCGTTTGCTGCAAACCGCTACCGTAGAACTGCATGAACGGGAAAACGCCAATTATGCCCTCTGTACCCTCTGCGTAGGTGTCGGGCAAGGCATGGCAGTAATTTTAGAAAAAATCTAA
- the paaI gene encoding hydroxyphenylacetyl-CoA thioesterase PaaI, with the protein MDKQELAKKVVQKMLEEDAFSRWLGIEVLEVKPGFAKIQMTVRPEMNNGFSITHGGITYSLADSAFAFASNSHGRVAVAMETNISYLKKVTTGNVLTATAEELSLGNTVGVYNVDILNQNDEKVARFRGTVFRTKESHF; encoded by the coding sequence ATGGATAAACAAGAACTAGCTAAAAAAGTCGTCCAAAAAATGCTGGAGGAAGATGCCTTCAGCCGATGGCTGGGTATTGAAGTTCTGGAGGTGAAACCCGGCTTTGCAAAGATACAAATGACCGTACGACCCGAAATGAATAACGGTTTTAGCATCACTCATGGCGGGATCACCTACTCGCTGGCCGACAGCGCTTTTGCCTTTGCATCCAACAGTCACGGACGGGTTGCAGTGGCTATGGAAACGAATATATCATATTTGAAAAAAGTAACCACCGGCAATGTGCTCACAGCCACAGCTGAAGAGCTGAGCCTGGGCAATACCGTCGGCGTGTATAATGTTGATATATTGAACCAAAATGACGAAAAAGTGGCCCGGTTTAGAGGCACCGTTTTTCGTACTAAGGAATCACATTTTTAA
- a CDS encoding 3-hydroxyacyl-CoA dehydrogenase NAD-binding domain-containing protein codes for MDQSATVGVIGAGTMGTGIAQVASTYGHEVLVYDAYAEQLESAEEGLRSILQRQVEKERMTQEEVDGILDRISFVEDITGFGECGLVIEAVVEDLEIKKDVFQRLEGIVSRDCIIATNTSSLSIASISSAFKRPGRFLGIHFFNPAPLMPLVEIVPGIPTKEDTVKTARKLIDDWGKTTVLAKDTPGFIVNRVARPFYSEAIRLYEEGYADVPTIDWAMKEIGGFRMGPFELMDFIGHDVNYKVTETVFEEFFYDPRFKPSFTQKRMVEAGYLGKKSGKGFYEYGDHADNAEPTKDEELGQKIVNRILTMLINEACDAVFMNVATIEDVDLAMTEGVNYPKGLLKWADEIGLQEVLDRISRLQTEYREDRYRPNPLLKKMVRENKTFY; via the coding sequence ATGGATCAGTCAGCCACGGTAGGAGTAATCGGAGCGGGAACCATGGGCACGGGCATTGCGCAGGTAGCCTCTACATACGGGCATGAAGTACTCGTCTATGATGCCTATGCCGAGCAGCTGGAATCTGCTGAAGAAGGATTGCGCAGCATCCTGCAGCGGCAGGTGGAGAAAGAGCGCATGACACAGGAGGAAGTGGACGGCATCCTCGATCGTATCTCTTTTGTGGAAGATATTACCGGCTTCGGGGAGTGCGGACTGGTCATTGAGGCCGTCGTGGAAGACCTGGAAATTAAGAAAGATGTCTTCCAGCGTCTTGAGGGGATCGTATCTAGAGACTGCATTATTGCCACCAACACCTCCTCCCTTTCTATTGCTTCCATATCATCAGCTTTCAAGCGACCAGGACGTTTCCTGGGCATCCACTTTTTCAATCCCGCGCCACTGATGCCATTGGTTGAAATTGTCCCCGGTATTCCAACCAAAGAGGATACGGTCAAAACAGCCCGAAAGCTTATTGATGACTGGGGAAAAACCACCGTATTGGCAAAAGACACCCCCGGCTTTATTGTAAACCGGGTAGCCCGCCCCTTTTACAGCGAAGCCATCCGTTTGTATGAAGAAGGTTATGCTGATGTACCGACCATTGACTGGGCGATGAAAGAGATCGGGGGATTCCGGATGGGTCCATTTGAGCTGATGGATTTTATCGGCCATGATGTCAACTATAAAGTGACGGAAACCGTTTTTGAGGAGTTTTTCTACGACCCGCGTTTCAAGCCCTCTTTCACCCAGAAACGAATGGTGGAAGCCGGTTACCTGGGAAAGAAATCAGGCAAAGGTTTTTATGAATACGGAGATCATGCCGATAACGCGGAACCGACTAAAGACGAGGAACTGGGCCAAAAGATTGTGAATCGTATTTTGACCATGCTTATCAACGAGGCCTGTGATGCCGTCTTTATGAATGTGGCAACGATTGAAGATGTAGACCTCGCCATGACCGAGGGGGTAAACTATCCCAAAGGTCTGCTAAAATGGGCAGACGAAATCGGCCTGCAGGAAGTGCTGGATCGAATCTCCAGGCTCCAGACGGAATACCGTGAGGATAGGTATCGGCCGAATCCTTTACTGAAAAAGATGGTTAGGGAGAATAAGACGTTTTATTAA
- a CDS encoding enoyl-CoA hydratase-related protein: MGSLITSKLEENVLTLTLNRPEKYNSFTEPMAEELQEALDDAAQNDKVRCVMLTGEGKAFCAGQDLPEVVDKGEDYELGVTVRGSYNPIIKAIRKLEKPVVCAVNGTAAGAGANIAFACDIVLASVQAVFVQSFSKIGLIPDSGGTFMLPRLVGLQRANMMYMLDEKISPEQAVEMGLIYKAIEHNDLMKEAREVCTKLASMPTKGFGLYKRAINKSLNNSLDEQLELEADLQTEAGNTHDYHEGVQSFLEKRKPNFKGK; this comes from the coding sequence ATGGGATCTTTGATAACGAGCAAGCTGGAAGAGAACGTGCTAACCCTTACCCTCAACCGTCCTGAGAAGTACAACAGCTTTACCGAGCCGATGGCTGAAGAGCTGCAGGAGGCTTTGGATGATGCGGCCCAGAATGACAAGGTGCGCTGCGTAATGCTGACCGGAGAAGGCAAGGCTTTTTGCGCAGGACAGGATCTTCCCGAGGTTGTCGACAAGGGGGAGGATTATGAACTGGGCGTGACGGTCCGGGGAAGCTATAATCCTATCATCAAAGCCATCCGCAAACTTGAGAAACCGGTGGTATGTGCTGTCAACGGGACAGCCGCAGGCGCCGGAGCGAATATCGCTTTTGCCTGCGATATTGTATTGGCTTCTGTTCAGGCCGTATTTGTGCAGTCCTTCAGTAAAATTGGACTCATTCCGGACAGCGGCGGCACCTTTATGCTGCCTCGACTAGTGGGCCTTCAGCGAGCCAATATGATGTATATGCTGGACGAAAAAATCTCCCCGGAACAAGCGGTGGAAATGGGATTGATATATAAGGCTATTGAACACAATGATCTTATGAAAGAGGCCCGTGAAGTTTGCACTAAGCTCGCATCCATGCCCACCAAAGGTTTCGGACTCTACAAACGAGCCATCAACAAATCGCTCAACAACAGTTTGGATGAACAGCTTGAATTGGAAGCCGACCTGCAGACCGAGGCAGGTAATACCCACGATTATCATGAAGGTGTGCAATCATTCCTTGAAAAACGAAAACCCAACTTCAAAGGGAAATGA